From one Lycium barbarum isolate Lr01 chromosome 6, ASM1917538v2, whole genome shotgun sequence genomic stretch:
- the LOC132599276 gene encoding ribosome biogenesis protein WDR12 homolog isoform X1: protein MGKMDIDGDVEEAARRIQVRFVTKLKAPFRAPPSSIAIPSNLTRFGLSSIVNNLLKSGKDDWNPEPFDFLIDGELVRMSLEEFLLAKGISAEKILEIEYIRAVAPRKQEEPSLHDDWVSAVDGSNSKFVLTGCYDGFGRIWKAAGSCTHLLEGHTGAVTSVCVVKPRVAQSGADQIVATASKDRTLRLWKFDADDSSDQTKRIRAFKILHGHNASVQSIAANPAGDMVCSGSWDCQIALWQASGSDTGDAVSVKKRKKDAEKEDPQVEEEAKSTLVGHTQCVSSLVWPQDETIYSASWDHSIRRWDVEIGKDSLNLYCDKAINCIDVGGEGSALVAAGGSDPILRIWDPRKPGTSAPVYEFSSHSSWISACKWHEKSWFHLVSASYDGKVMLWDLRTAWPLAVIDTHKDKVLCADWWKGESVISGGADSKLCISSDVCVL from the exons ATGGGGAAAATGGATATTGATGGGGACGTGGAAGAGGCTGCAAGGCGTATACAAGTCCGGTTTGTAACGAAGTTGAAGGCCCCCTTTAGGGCCCCGCCTTCTTCCATTGCTATTCCTTCCAACCTCACCCGTTTCGGCCTTTCTTCCATTGTCAACAACCTCCTTAAATCCG GAAAGGATGATTGGAATCCTGAGCCTTTCGATTTTCTCATTGATGGGGAACTGGTCCGCATGTCACTTGAAGAGTTTCTCCTTGCCAAGGGCATTTCAGCT GAGAAAATATTAGAGATTGAGTACATTAGAGCTGTAGCTCCAAGAAAACAAGAAGAGCCATCTTTGCATGACGACTGGGTCAGTGCAGTTGATGGTTCTAATTCTAA GTTTGTTTTGACTGGATGTTATGATGGTTTTGGAAG AATATGGAAGGCTGCCGGATCTTGTACTCATCTATTGGAGGGCCACACTGGTGCAGTTACTTCTGTTTGTGTTGTCAAACCAAGAG tgGCTCAAAGTGGTGCCGATCAAATAGTAGCGACGGCTTCCAAGGATAGGACACTGCGGCTCTGGAAG TTTGACGCAGATGATTCTTCGGATCAGACAAAGAGGATTAGAGCCTTTAAGATTTTACATGGACATAATGCTTCTGTTCAAAGTATTGCAGCAAATCCTGCTGGAGATATG GTGTGTTCAGGGTCCTGGGATTGCCAAATAGCTTTGTGGCAAGCAAGTGGCTCAGATACAGGTGATGCAGTTTCAGTCAAGAAAAGGAAGAAGGATGCCGAAAAGGAAGATCCTCAAGTAGAA GAGGAGGCTAAATCTACACTTGTAGGACATACACAATGTGTATCTTCCTTGGTGTGGCCACAAGATGAAACAATCTATTCAGCATCATGGGATCACTCTATTAGAAGATGGGATGTTGAGATAGGCAAGGATTCATTAAATCTG TATTGCGACAAAGCCATTAATTGCATTGATGTTGGAGGTGAAGGTTCTGCCCTCGTTGCTGCTGGCGGTTCTGACCCCATTCTTAGGATATGGGATCCTCGCAAACCag GTACTTCAGCTCCTGTCTATGAGTTCTCATCACACAGTTCTTGGATATCCGCTTGCAAGTGGCATGAAAAGTCATGGTTTCACTTGGTTTCTGCATCTTATGACGGGAAAGTAATGTTATGGGACTTGAGAACTGCG TGGCCCCTTGCTGTCATTGACACTCACAAGGACAAG GTATTGTGTGCGGATTGGTGGAAAGGTGAAAGTGTAATCAGTGGTGGGG
- the LOC132599276 gene encoding ribosome biogenesis protein WDR12 homolog isoform X2 — MSLEEFLLAKGISAEKILEIEYIRAVAPRKQEEPSLHDDWVSAVDGSNSKFVLTGCYDGFGRIWKAAGSCTHLLEGHTGAVTSVCVVKPRVAQSGADQIVATASKDRTLRLWKFDADDSSDQTKRIRAFKILHGHNASVQSIAANPAGDMVCSGSWDCQIALWQASGSDTGDAVSVKKRKKDAEKEDPQVEEEAKSTLVGHTQCVSSLVWPQDETIYSASWDHSIRRWDVEIGKDSLNLYCDKAINCIDVGGEGSALVAAGGSDPILRIWDPRKPGTSAPVYEFSSHSSWISACKWHEKSWFHLVSASYDGKVMLWDLRTAWPLAVIDTHKDKVLCADWWKGESVISGGADSKLCISSDVCVL, encoded by the exons ATGTCACTTGAAGAGTTTCTCCTTGCCAAGGGCATTTCAGCT GAGAAAATATTAGAGATTGAGTACATTAGAGCTGTAGCTCCAAGAAAACAAGAAGAGCCATCTTTGCATGACGACTGGGTCAGTGCAGTTGATGGTTCTAATTCTAA GTTTGTTTTGACTGGATGTTATGATGGTTTTGGAAG AATATGGAAGGCTGCCGGATCTTGTACTCATCTATTGGAGGGCCACACTGGTGCAGTTACTTCTGTTTGTGTTGTCAAACCAAGAG tgGCTCAAAGTGGTGCCGATCAAATAGTAGCGACGGCTTCCAAGGATAGGACACTGCGGCTCTGGAAG TTTGACGCAGATGATTCTTCGGATCAGACAAAGAGGATTAGAGCCTTTAAGATTTTACATGGACATAATGCTTCTGTTCAAAGTATTGCAGCAAATCCTGCTGGAGATATG GTGTGTTCAGGGTCCTGGGATTGCCAAATAGCTTTGTGGCAAGCAAGTGGCTCAGATACAGGTGATGCAGTTTCAGTCAAGAAAAGGAAGAAGGATGCCGAAAAGGAAGATCCTCAAGTAGAA GAGGAGGCTAAATCTACACTTGTAGGACATACACAATGTGTATCTTCCTTGGTGTGGCCACAAGATGAAACAATCTATTCAGCATCATGGGATCACTCTATTAGAAGATGGGATGTTGAGATAGGCAAGGATTCATTAAATCTG TATTGCGACAAAGCCATTAATTGCATTGATGTTGGAGGTGAAGGTTCTGCCCTCGTTGCTGCTGGCGGTTCTGACCCCATTCTTAGGATATGGGATCCTCGCAAACCag GTACTTCAGCTCCTGTCTATGAGTTCTCATCACACAGTTCTTGGATATCCGCTTGCAAGTGGCATGAAAAGTCATGGTTTCACTTGGTTTCTGCATCTTATGACGGGAAAGTAATGTTATGGGACTTGAGAACTGCG TGGCCCCTTGCTGTCATTGACACTCACAAGGACAAG GTATTGTGTGCGGATTGGTGGAAAGGTGAAAGTGTAATCAGTGGTGGGG